The proteins below are encoded in one region of Bifidobacterium dentium JCM 1195 = DSM 20436:
- a CDS encoding helix-turn-helix transcriptional regulator, whose product MNQAEFGRLLGITQATASRKLNGQIPFSTDEVLRCAIVFGVSTEALYGREDLEDLKQPV is encoded by the coding sequence ATGAATCAAGCTGAGTTCGGAAGACTCCTAGGCATAACCCAGGCGACAGCATCGCGGAAACTGAATGGTCAGATACCGTTCAGTACTGATGAGGTACTTCGCTGTGCGATTGTCTTTGGCGTGTCTACGGAAGCCTTGTACGGCCGAGAAGACCTTGAAGATCTCAAACAGCCTGTCTAG